A section of the Labrus mixtus chromosome 15, fLabMix1.1, whole genome shotgun sequence genome encodes:
- the tead3a gene encoding transcriptional enhancer factor TEF-5 isoform X5: protein MGDGPDRGLDGDPEGVWSPDIEQSFQEALAIYPPCGRRKIILSDEGKMYGRNELIARYIKLRTGKTRTRKQVSSHLQVLAKRKSRDIQSKLKDQVSKDKALQTVANLSSAQIVSASVMKAQTPFPPPVRFWPGPLPGQPGHSQDIKPFAQPPFTTIPAPVPAPISYEALPPPRPAAIAAPVWQDRTIASAKLRLLEFSAFMERQRDRETYKHLFVHIGPSNPGYNDPVLESIDVRQIYDKFSEKKGGLKELYEKGPHNAFFLVKFWADLSSDIEEGSGVFYGVSSQYSGSENITISVSTKVCSFGKQVVEKVETEYAHLEGGKYMFRIHRSPMCEYMINFIHKLKHLPENYMMNSVLENFTILQVVSNRETQETLLCIAFVFEVSTSEHGAQYHVYRLVND from the exons ATGGGAGATGGACCGGACCGTGGATTGGACGGGGACCCAGAGGGAGTGTGGAGTCCAGACATTGAGCAGAGCTTTCAAGAAGCTCTGGCCATCTATCCTCCCTGCGGCAGGAGGAAGATCATACTTTCAGATGAGGGGAAGATGTACG GTCGGAATGAGCTGATAGCACGCTACATCAAGCTAAGAACAGGGAAGACGCGCACACGGAAACAG GTCTCTAGTCACCTGCAAGTTTTGGCCAAGAGAAAGTCACGTGACATTCAGTCTAAGCTCAAG GACCAAGTATCCAAAGACAAGGCTCTGCAGACAGTAGCCAACCTCTCATCTGCTCAGATTGTGTCTGCTAGTGTGATGAAAGCCCAGACTCCGTTTCCTCCACCAGTTaga TTTTGGCCCGGCCCTTTGCCAGGACAGCCTGGACATTCTCAGGA CATCAAGCCCTTCGCACAGCCGCCTTTCACTACAATACCAGCCCCTGTCCCTGCCCCTATCA GTTACGAGGCCCTGCCTCCCCCACGCCCTGCAGCAATAGCGGCGCCTGTATGGCAAGACAGAACCATTGCCTCTGCAAAACTCCGGCTACTGGAGTTCTCAGCTtttatggagagacagagagaccgGGAAACG TATAAACACCTTTTTGTACACATCGGCCCATCGAATCCAGGCTACAATGACCCTGTGTTGGAGTCCATAGATGTGAGACAGATTTATGACAAGTTCTCTGAGAAAAAAGGAGGCCTGAAGGAGCTGTATGAGAAAGGGCCACACAACGCTTTCTTCCTCGTTAAGTTCTGG GCGGACCTGAGTAGTGACATTGAGGAAGGTTCTGGCGTGTTCTACGGAGTGAGCAGCCAGTACAGTGGAAGTGAAAACATCACCATAAGTGTCTCAACAAAGGTCTGCTCCTTTGGCAAACAGGTGGTAGAGAAGGTTGAG actgaatatgcACATTTGGAAGGAGGAAAGTATATGTTCCGCATCCATCGCTCCCCCATGTGTGAATATATGATCAACTTCATCCACAAACTCAAACACCTGCCTGAGAATTACATGATGAACAGTGTACTGGAGAATTTCACCATCCTACAG GTGGTGTCTAACAGAGAAACTCAGGAGACTCTACTGTGCATCGCCTTTGTCTTTGAAGTGTCCACTAGTGAACACGGAGCACAGTACCACGTGTACCGACTAGTTAACGACTAG
- the tead3a gene encoding transcriptional enhancer factor TEF-5 isoform X2, with amino-acid sequence MGDGPDRGLDGDPEGVWSPDIEQSFQEALAIYPPCGRRKIILSDEGKMYGRNELIARYIKLRTGKTRTRKQVSSHIQVLARKRVREYQTSIKVSSHLQVLAKRKSRDIQSKLKDQVSKDKALQTVANLSSAQIVSASVMKAQTPFPPPVRFWPGPLPGQPGHSQDIKPFAQPPFTTIPAPVPAPISYEALPPPRPAAIAAPVWQDRTIASAKLRLLEFSAFMERQRDRETYKHLFVHIGPSNPGYNDPVLESIDVRQIYDKFSEKKGGLKELYEKGPHNAFFLVKFWADLSSDIEEGSGVFYGVSSQYSGSENITISVSTKVCSFGKQVVEKVETEYAHLEGGKYMFRIHRSPMCEYMINFIHKLKHLPENYMMNSVLENFTILQVVSNRETQETLLCIAFVFEVSTSEHGAQYHVYRLVND; translated from the exons ATGGGAGATGGACCGGACCGTGGATTGGACGGGGACCCAGAGGGAGTGTGGAGTCCAGACATTGAGCAGAGCTTTCAAGAAGCTCTGGCCATCTATCCTCCCTGCGGCAGGAGGAAGATCATACTTTCAGATGAGGGGAAGATGTACG GTCGGAATGAGCTGATAGCACGCTACATCAAGCTAAGAACAGGGAAGACGCGCACACGGAAACAG GTGTCTAGTCACATTCAGGTTCTGGCACGTAAGAGGGTACGAGAATACCAGACAAGCATCAAG GTCTCTAGTCACCTGCAAGTTTTGGCCAAGAGAAAGTCACGTGACATTCAGTCTAAGCTCAAG GACCAAGTATCCAAAGACAAGGCTCTGCAGACAGTAGCCAACCTCTCATCTGCTCAGATTGTGTCTGCTAGTGTGATGAAAGCCCAGACTCCGTTTCCTCCACCAGTTaga TTTTGGCCCGGCCCTTTGCCAGGACAGCCTGGACATTCTCAGGA CATCAAGCCCTTCGCACAGCCGCCTTTCACTACAATACCAGCCCCTGTCCCTGCCCCTATCA GTTACGAGGCCCTGCCTCCCCCACGCCCTGCAGCAATAGCGGCGCCTGTATGGCAAGACAGAACCATTGCCTCTGCAAAACTCCGGCTACTGGAGTTCTCAGCTtttatggagagacagagagaccgGGAAACG TATAAACACCTTTTTGTACACATCGGCCCATCGAATCCAGGCTACAATGACCCTGTGTTGGAGTCCATAGATGTGAGACAGATTTATGACAAGTTCTCTGAGAAAAAAGGAGGCCTGAAGGAGCTGTATGAGAAAGGGCCACACAACGCTTTCTTCCTCGTTAAGTTCTGG GCGGACCTGAGTAGTGACATTGAGGAAGGTTCTGGCGTGTTCTACGGAGTGAGCAGCCAGTACAGTGGAAGTGAAAACATCACCATAAGTGTCTCAACAAAGGTCTGCTCCTTTGGCAAACAGGTGGTAGAGAAGGTTGAG actgaatatgcACATTTGGAAGGAGGAAAGTATATGTTCCGCATCCATCGCTCCCCCATGTGTGAATATATGATCAACTTCATCCACAAACTCAAACACCTGCCTGAGAATTACATGATGAACAGTGTACTGGAGAATTTCACCATCCTACAG GTGGTGTCTAACAGAGAAACTCAGGAGACTCTACTGTGCATCGCCTTTGTCTTTGAAGTGTCCACTAGTGAACACGGAGCACAGTACCACGTGTACCGACTAGTTAACGACTAG
- the tead3a gene encoding transcriptional enhancer factor TEF-5 isoform X6, which produces MGDGPDRGLDGDPEGVWSPDIEQSFQEALAIYPPCGRRKIILSDEGKMYGRNELIARYIKLRTGKTRTRKQVSSHIQVLARKRVREYQTSIKDQVSKDKALQTVANLSSAQIVSASVMKAQTPFPPPVRFWPGPLPGQPGHSQDIKPFAQPPFTTIPAPVPAPISYEALPPPRPAAIAAPVWQDRTIASAKLRLLEFSAFMERQRDRETYKHLFVHIGPSNPGYNDPVLESIDVRQIYDKFSEKKGGLKELYEKGPHNAFFLVKFWADLSSDIEEGSGVFYGVSSQYSGSENITISVSTKVCSFGKQVVEKVETEYAHLEGGKYMFRIHRSPMCEYMINFIHKLKHLPENYMMNSVLENFTILQVVSNRETQETLLCIAFVFEVSTSEHGAQYHVYRLVND; this is translated from the exons ATGGGAGATGGACCGGACCGTGGATTGGACGGGGACCCAGAGGGAGTGTGGAGTCCAGACATTGAGCAGAGCTTTCAAGAAGCTCTGGCCATCTATCCTCCCTGCGGCAGGAGGAAGATCATACTTTCAGATGAGGGGAAGATGTACG GTCGGAATGAGCTGATAGCACGCTACATCAAGCTAAGAACAGGGAAGACGCGCACACGGAAACAG GTGTCTAGTCACATTCAGGTTCTGGCACGTAAGAGGGTACGAGAATACCAGACAAGCATCAAG GACCAAGTATCCAAAGACAAGGCTCTGCAGACAGTAGCCAACCTCTCATCTGCTCAGATTGTGTCTGCTAGTGTGATGAAAGCCCAGACTCCGTTTCCTCCACCAGTTaga TTTTGGCCCGGCCCTTTGCCAGGACAGCCTGGACATTCTCAGGA CATCAAGCCCTTCGCACAGCCGCCTTTCACTACAATACCAGCCCCTGTCCCTGCCCCTATCA GTTACGAGGCCCTGCCTCCCCCACGCCCTGCAGCAATAGCGGCGCCTGTATGGCAAGACAGAACCATTGCCTCTGCAAAACTCCGGCTACTGGAGTTCTCAGCTtttatggagagacagagagaccgGGAAACG TATAAACACCTTTTTGTACACATCGGCCCATCGAATCCAGGCTACAATGACCCTGTGTTGGAGTCCATAGATGTGAGACAGATTTATGACAAGTTCTCTGAGAAAAAAGGAGGCCTGAAGGAGCTGTATGAGAAAGGGCCACACAACGCTTTCTTCCTCGTTAAGTTCTGG GCGGACCTGAGTAGTGACATTGAGGAAGGTTCTGGCGTGTTCTACGGAGTGAGCAGCCAGTACAGTGGAAGTGAAAACATCACCATAAGTGTCTCAACAAAGGTCTGCTCCTTTGGCAAACAGGTGGTAGAGAAGGTTGAG actgaatatgcACATTTGGAAGGAGGAAAGTATATGTTCCGCATCCATCGCTCCCCCATGTGTGAATATATGATCAACTTCATCCACAAACTCAAACACCTGCCTGAGAATTACATGATGAACAGTGTACTGGAGAATTTCACCATCCTACAG GTGGTGTCTAACAGAGAAACTCAGGAGACTCTACTGTGCATCGCCTTTGTCTTTGAAGTGTCCACTAGTGAACACGGAGCACAGTACCACGTGTACCGACTAGTTAACGACTAG
- the tead3a gene encoding transcriptional enhancer factor TEF-5 isoform X3, with translation MGDGPDRGLDGDPEGVWSPDIEQSFQEALAIYPPCGRRKIILSDEGKMYGRNELIARYIKLRTGKTRTRKQVSSHLQVLAKRKSRDIQSKLKAMNLDQVSKDKALQTVANLSSAQIVSASVMKAQTPFPPPVRFWPGPLPGQPGHSQDIKPFAQPPFTTIPAPVPAPISYEALPPPRPAAIAAPVWQDRTIASAKLRLLEFSAFMERQRDRETYKHLFVHIGPSNPGYNDPVLESIDVRQIYDKFSEKKGGLKELYEKGPHNAFFLVKFWADLSSDIEEGSGVFYGVSSQYSGSENITISVSTKVCSFGKQVVEKVETEYAHLEGGKYMFRIHRSPMCEYMINFIHKLKHLPENYMMNSVLENFTILQVVSNRETQETLLCIAFVFEVSTSEHGAQYHVYRLVND, from the exons ATGGGAGATGGACCGGACCGTGGATTGGACGGGGACCCAGAGGGAGTGTGGAGTCCAGACATTGAGCAGAGCTTTCAAGAAGCTCTGGCCATCTATCCTCCCTGCGGCAGGAGGAAGATCATACTTTCAGATGAGGGGAAGATGTACG GTCGGAATGAGCTGATAGCACGCTACATCAAGCTAAGAACAGGGAAGACGCGCACACGGAAACAG GTCTCTAGTCACCTGCAAGTTTTGGCCAAGAGAAAGTCACGTGACATTCAGTCTAAGCTCAAG GCCATGAACTTG GACCAAGTATCCAAAGACAAGGCTCTGCAGACAGTAGCCAACCTCTCATCTGCTCAGATTGTGTCTGCTAGTGTGATGAAAGCCCAGACTCCGTTTCCTCCACCAGTTaga TTTTGGCCCGGCCCTTTGCCAGGACAGCCTGGACATTCTCAGGA CATCAAGCCCTTCGCACAGCCGCCTTTCACTACAATACCAGCCCCTGTCCCTGCCCCTATCA GTTACGAGGCCCTGCCTCCCCCACGCCCTGCAGCAATAGCGGCGCCTGTATGGCAAGACAGAACCATTGCCTCTGCAAAACTCCGGCTACTGGAGTTCTCAGCTtttatggagagacagagagaccgGGAAACG TATAAACACCTTTTTGTACACATCGGCCCATCGAATCCAGGCTACAATGACCCTGTGTTGGAGTCCATAGATGTGAGACAGATTTATGACAAGTTCTCTGAGAAAAAAGGAGGCCTGAAGGAGCTGTATGAGAAAGGGCCACACAACGCTTTCTTCCTCGTTAAGTTCTGG GCGGACCTGAGTAGTGACATTGAGGAAGGTTCTGGCGTGTTCTACGGAGTGAGCAGCCAGTACAGTGGAAGTGAAAACATCACCATAAGTGTCTCAACAAAGGTCTGCTCCTTTGGCAAACAGGTGGTAGAGAAGGTTGAG actgaatatgcACATTTGGAAGGAGGAAAGTATATGTTCCGCATCCATCGCTCCCCCATGTGTGAATATATGATCAACTTCATCCACAAACTCAAACACCTGCCTGAGAATTACATGATGAACAGTGTACTGGAGAATTTCACCATCCTACAG GTGGTGTCTAACAGAGAAACTCAGGAGACTCTACTGTGCATCGCCTTTGTCTTTGAAGTGTCCACTAGTGAACACGGAGCACAGTACCACGTGTACCGACTAGTTAACGACTAG
- the tead3a gene encoding transcriptional enhancer factor TEF-5 isoform X4 has protein sequence MGDGPDRGLDGDPEGVWSPDIEQSFQEALAIYPPCGRRKIILSDEGKMYGRNELIARYIKLRTGKTRTRKQVSSHIQVLARKRVREYQTSIKAMNLDQVSKDKALQTVANLSSAQIVSASVMKAQTPFPPPVRFWPGPLPGQPGHSQDIKPFAQPPFTTIPAPVPAPISYEALPPPRPAAIAAPVWQDRTIASAKLRLLEFSAFMERQRDRETYKHLFVHIGPSNPGYNDPVLESIDVRQIYDKFSEKKGGLKELYEKGPHNAFFLVKFWADLSSDIEEGSGVFYGVSSQYSGSENITISVSTKVCSFGKQVVEKVETEYAHLEGGKYMFRIHRSPMCEYMINFIHKLKHLPENYMMNSVLENFTILQVVSNRETQETLLCIAFVFEVSTSEHGAQYHVYRLVND, from the exons ATGGGAGATGGACCGGACCGTGGATTGGACGGGGACCCAGAGGGAGTGTGGAGTCCAGACATTGAGCAGAGCTTTCAAGAAGCTCTGGCCATCTATCCTCCCTGCGGCAGGAGGAAGATCATACTTTCAGATGAGGGGAAGATGTACG GTCGGAATGAGCTGATAGCACGCTACATCAAGCTAAGAACAGGGAAGACGCGCACACGGAAACAG GTGTCTAGTCACATTCAGGTTCTGGCACGTAAGAGGGTACGAGAATACCAGACAAGCATCAAG GCCATGAACTTG GACCAAGTATCCAAAGACAAGGCTCTGCAGACAGTAGCCAACCTCTCATCTGCTCAGATTGTGTCTGCTAGTGTGATGAAAGCCCAGACTCCGTTTCCTCCACCAGTTaga TTTTGGCCCGGCCCTTTGCCAGGACAGCCTGGACATTCTCAGGA CATCAAGCCCTTCGCACAGCCGCCTTTCACTACAATACCAGCCCCTGTCCCTGCCCCTATCA GTTACGAGGCCCTGCCTCCCCCACGCCCTGCAGCAATAGCGGCGCCTGTATGGCAAGACAGAACCATTGCCTCTGCAAAACTCCGGCTACTGGAGTTCTCAGCTtttatggagagacagagagaccgGGAAACG TATAAACACCTTTTTGTACACATCGGCCCATCGAATCCAGGCTACAATGACCCTGTGTTGGAGTCCATAGATGTGAGACAGATTTATGACAAGTTCTCTGAGAAAAAAGGAGGCCTGAAGGAGCTGTATGAGAAAGGGCCACACAACGCTTTCTTCCTCGTTAAGTTCTGG GCGGACCTGAGTAGTGACATTGAGGAAGGTTCTGGCGTGTTCTACGGAGTGAGCAGCCAGTACAGTGGAAGTGAAAACATCACCATAAGTGTCTCAACAAAGGTCTGCTCCTTTGGCAAACAGGTGGTAGAGAAGGTTGAG actgaatatgcACATTTGGAAGGAGGAAAGTATATGTTCCGCATCCATCGCTCCCCCATGTGTGAATATATGATCAACTTCATCCACAAACTCAAACACCTGCCTGAGAATTACATGATGAACAGTGTACTGGAGAATTTCACCATCCTACAG GTGGTGTCTAACAGAGAAACTCAGGAGACTCTACTGTGCATCGCCTTTGTCTTTGAAGTGTCCACTAGTGAACACGGAGCACAGTACCACGTGTACCGACTAGTTAACGACTAG
- the tead3a gene encoding transcriptional enhancer factor TEF-5 isoform X1, producing the protein MGDGPDRGLDGDPEGVWSPDIEQSFQEALAIYPPCGRRKIILSDEGKMYGRNELIARYIKLRTGKTRTRKQVSSHIQVLARKRVREYQTSIKVSSHLQVLAKRKSRDIQSKLKAMNLDQVSKDKALQTVANLSSAQIVSASVMKAQTPFPPPVRFWPGPLPGQPGHSQDIKPFAQPPFTTIPAPVPAPISYEALPPPRPAAIAAPVWQDRTIASAKLRLLEFSAFMERQRDRETYKHLFVHIGPSNPGYNDPVLESIDVRQIYDKFSEKKGGLKELYEKGPHNAFFLVKFWADLSSDIEEGSGVFYGVSSQYSGSENITISVSTKVCSFGKQVVEKVETEYAHLEGGKYMFRIHRSPMCEYMINFIHKLKHLPENYMMNSVLENFTILQVVSNRETQETLLCIAFVFEVSTSEHGAQYHVYRLVND; encoded by the exons ATGGGAGATGGACCGGACCGTGGATTGGACGGGGACCCAGAGGGAGTGTGGAGTCCAGACATTGAGCAGAGCTTTCAAGAAGCTCTGGCCATCTATCCTCCCTGCGGCAGGAGGAAGATCATACTTTCAGATGAGGGGAAGATGTACG GTCGGAATGAGCTGATAGCACGCTACATCAAGCTAAGAACAGGGAAGACGCGCACACGGAAACAG GTGTCTAGTCACATTCAGGTTCTGGCACGTAAGAGGGTACGAGAATACCAGACAAGCATCAAG GTCTCTAGTCACCTGCAAGTTTTGGCCAAGAGAAAGTCACGTGACATTCAGTCTAAGCTCAAG GCCATGAACTTG GACCAAGTATCCAAAGACAAGGCTCTGCAGACAGTAGCCAACCTCTCATCTGCTCAGATTGTGTCTGCTAGTGTGATGAAAGCCCAGACTCCGTTTCCTCCACCAGTTaga TTTTGGCCCGGCCCTTTGCCAGGACAGCCTGGACATTCTCAGGA CATCAAGCCCTTCGCACAGCCGCCTTTCACTACAATACCAGCCCCTGTCCCTGCCCCTATCA GTTACGAGGCCCTGCCTCCCCCACGCCCTGCAGCAATAGCGGCGCCTGTATGGCAAGACAGAACCATTGCCTCTGCAAAACTCCGGCTACTGGAGTTCTCAGCTtttatggagagacagagagaccgGGAAACG TATAAACACCTTTTTGTACACATCGGCCCATCGAATCCAGGCTACAATGACCCTGTGTTGGAGTCCATAGATGTGAGACAGATTTATGACAAGTTCTCTGAGAAAAAAGGAGGCCTGAAGGAGCTGTATGAGAAAGGGCCACACAACGCTTTCTTCCTCGTTAAGTTCTGG GCGGACCTGAGTAGTGACATTGAGGAAGGTTCTGGCGTGTTCTACGGAGTGAGCAGCCAGTACAGTGGAAGTGAAAACATCACCATAAGTGTCTCAACAAAGGTCTGCTCCTTTGGCAAACAGGTGGTAGAGAAGGTTGAG actgaatatgcACATTTGGAAGGAGGAAAGTATATGTTCCGCATCCATCGCTCCCCCATGTGTGAATATATGATCAACTTCATCCACAAACTCAAACACCTGCCTGAGAATTACATGATGAACAGTGTACTGGAGAATTTCACCATCCTACAG GTGGTGTCTAACAGAGAAACTCAGGAGACTCTACTGTGCATCGCCTTTGTCTTTGAAGTGTCCACTAGTGAACACGGAGCACAGTACCACGTGTACCGACTAGTTAACGACTAG